From Streptomyces cyaneogriseus subsp. noncyanogenus, the proteins below share one genomic window:
- a CDS encoding putative bifunctional diguanylate cyclase/phosphodiesterase, whose protein sequence is MEPTESAAAGSRLRRYRMASAWWGSRWAGWSEERGDAKGRAALPYAPAEVRRAGPYTADGRTGGPRPAGDREAVRHAAPGAAPPPAEAGHALGGADTERHPSWPALPAAVVAAAGFVLGAGFYRAFTGGHALFPSGTAGWSLAVLTGIVVGHLVMLGRSRWWGGTGSGAALTLAVLLLFGWVPAGMVSLTVVVLVGVARRGRWRQGVLHGAVDILGIGAGALLLRACGSVPSVEAPWDPGTWTLYTGPQVAGAAVAYLAVTRVLLWYLQTPRAGLPTVARTALLRQGLVAVALLGIAPLICVVAFAQPLLLPLFSIPLIALDSTLWIARARAEEQLRDPLTGLPNRQWLLERIWTALDDAERIGARAALVLIDLDRFRSVNDTLGHLAGDRLLLQTAERLRQALPRGAESARLGGDEFAVLLPVADSTTSVTRIARSLITALGSPLDLDGLTLVLEASAGVAVYPDHALDAEGLLRRADVAMYQAKRDRTGVEVYESKRDSNTPDRLGLLGDLRRALDAHEVELHYQPKVRFDGQVAGLEALVRWMHPERGKVPPDEFIAIAESSGLMPHLTEYVLETALGQVAAWRAQGLFVPVAVNVSPRDVHTPGFAGSVAARLARHGVPAGALQLEITEHVLLEDPQRAADTLAGLTGHGVKMSLDDFGTGYSSLVHLRRLPVSELKIDRSFVARLAVDTEDAEIVRCTVDLAHSLGLLVVAEGVEDDETWERLRDLGCDAVQGWLVAAAMPPEETTAWLRARGSRGWQRPAAALPAAAGDDPAGRVG, encoded by the coding sequence ATGGAACCGACCGAGAGCGCCGCTGCGGGTTCACGGCTGCGCCGGTACCGCATGGCGAGCGCCTGGTGGGGCAGCCGGTGGGCCGGGTGGTCCGAGGAGCGCGGCGATGCCAAGGGGCGCGCCGCCCTGCCGTACGCCCCCGCAGAGGTCCGCCGCGCCGGACCGTACACCGCCGACGGCCGGACCGGCGGACCCCGCCCGGCGGGCGACCGCGAGGCCGTGCGGCACGCGGCGCCCGGCGCGGCACCACCGCCCGCCGAGGCCGGGCACGCCCTCGGCGGCGCCGACACCGAACGGCACCCGTCCTGGCCCGCGTTGCCCGCGGCGGTCGTCGCGGCGGCCGGGTTCGTCCTGGGCGCCGGGTTCTACCGGGCGTTCACCGGAGGTCACGCCCTCTTCCCGTCCGGCACCGCCGGCTGGTCGCTGGCCGTGCTCACCGGGATCGTCGTCGGCCATCTCGTCATGCTCGGCCGCTCCCGCTGGTGGGGCGGTACCGGCTCGGGCGCCGCCCTCACCCTCGCCGTCCTGCTGCTGTTCGGCTGGGTCCCGGCCGGCATGGTCAGCCTCACCGTCGTCGTGCTCGTCGGCGTCGCCCGCCGGGGCCGCTGGCGCCAGGGCGTGCTGCACGGCGCGGTGGACATCCTCGGCATCGGCGCCGGCGCCCTGCTGCTGAGGGCCTGCGGCTCGGTGCCGTCCGTCGAGGCCCCCTGGGACCCCGGCACCTGGACGCTGTACACCGGCCCCCAGGTGGCCGGTGCCGCCGTCGCCTACCTCGCCGTCACCCGCGTCCTGCTGTGGTACCTCCAGACGCCGCGCGCCGGTCTTCCCACCGTCGCCCGCACCGCCCTGCTCAGACAGGGCCTGGTCGCCGTCGCGCTGCTCGGCATCGCCCCGCTGATCTGCGTGGTCGCCTTCGCGCAGCCGCTGCTGCTGCCGCTGTTCTCCATCCCGCTGATCGCCCTGGACTCCACCCTGTGGATCGCCCGCGCCCGCGCGGAGGAGCAACTGCGCGACCCGCTGACCGGGCTGCCCAACCGCCAGTGGCTGCTGGAGCGCATCTGGACCGCGCTGGACGACGCCGAGCGCATCGGCGCGCGCGCCGCCCTGGTCCTGATCGACCTGGACCGCTTCCGCTCGGTCAACGACACCCTGGGGCATCTGGCCGGCGACCGGCTGCTGCTCCAGACCGCCGAGCGGCTGCGGCAGGCCCTGCCGCGCGGGGCGGAGTCGGCGCGGCTGGGCGGTGACGAGTTCGCCGTCTTACTGCCCGTCGCCGACTCCACCACGTCCGTGACCCGCATCGCCCGCAGCCTGATCACGGCCCTCGGCTCCCCGCTCGACCTGGACGGCCTCACCCTGGTCCTGGAGGCCAGCGCCGGGGTCGCCGTCTACCCCGACCACGCGCTGGACGCGGAGGGACTGCTGCGCCGCGCGGACGTGGCGATGTACCAGGCGAAGCGGGACCGCACGGGCGTCGAGGTCTACGAGTCCAAGCGGGACTCGAACACGCCGGACCGGCTGGGTCTGCTCGGCGATCTGCGCCGGGCGCTGGACGCCCACGAGGTCGAGCTGCACTACCAGCCCAAGGTCCGCTTCGACGGGCAGGTCGCCGGGCTGGAGGCCCTGGTGCGGTGGATGCACCCCGAGCGGGGCAAGGTGCCGCCGGACGAGTTCATAGCGATCGCCGAGTCCTCCGGGCTGATGCCCCACCTCACCGAGTACGTGCTGGAGACGGCGCTCGGGCAGGTCGCCGCGTGGCGGGCCCAGGGCCTGTTCGTCCCGGTCGCCGTCAACGTCTCCCCGCGCGACGTCCACACCCCCGGCTTCGCCGGCTCGGTCGCCGCCCGGCTGGCCCGCCACGGCGTCCCCGCCGGGGCGCTGCAACTGGAGATCACCGAGCACGTCCTGCTGGAGGACCCCCAGCGCGCCGCCGACACCCTCGCCGGACTCACCGGCCACGGCGTGAAGATGTCGCTGGACGACTTCGGCACCGGTTACTCCTCCCTGGTCCACCTGCGCCGGCTCCCCGTCAGCGAGCTGAAGATCGACCGTTCGTTCGTGGCCCGGCTCGCCGTCGACACCGAGGACGCCGAGATCGTGCGCTGCACGGTCGACCTCGCCCACTCGCTCGGCCTGCTCGTCGTCGCCGAGGGCGTCGAGGACGACGAGACCTGGGAGCGCCTGCGCGACCTGGGCTGCGACGCCGTCCAGGGCTGGCTGGTCGCCGCCGCGATGCCGCCCGAGGAGACCACCGCCTGGCTGCGCGCCCGCGGTTCCCGCGGCTGGCAGCGCCCCGCCGCCGCCCTCCCGGCCGCCGCCGGGGACGACCCGGCGGGACGGGTCGGCTGA
- a CDS encoding MMPL family transporter → MAALARWCVQRRLATVLLWLLTLAGVAAAAAATGSAYSDDYRVPGTESGRAAELLTADFPGLSGDSDTIVWHTASGTVRAADIEQTMTRALDRVEDLPGVAAVTGPYGAEGAGRISEDGRTAYATVTFDGRGQGPSPAAARAVAEAAEAAEGDGLRVELGGGAVAAPEAPGGHLAEAVGVAVAAVVLFLAFGSLAASLLPIATALVGVGTAYAGITLLGHVMTVADFAPMLGLLIGLGVGIDYALFIVTRHRRGLKRGLSVTEAAAEAVATTGRAVVFAGATVCIALLGMLILRLDFLNGVAVAASLTVVLTVAASLTLLPALLAWIGPRALSRRERRRLAEHGPEPELPTGFAARWSALVERRPRLLGALALAAVAVLALPTAGLRLGTSDQGNDPRGSTTRQAYDLLADGFGPGVNGPLTLVTEVGGAQDRLALDNLDTALRATEGVASVTPVRFDSGGDTAYLTVVPGSGPQAEATSDLVERLRTEVLPRAEAGTSLDVHVGGVTAGHDDFAAVIVGKLPLFVGVVVGLGCLLLLLAFRSVAIPLKAAAMNVAAVAGSFGVVVAVFQWGWGSEPLGLGSGGPIEPFLPVIMVSVLFGLSMDYQVFLISRMYEEWLETGDNRRAVRVGLAETSRVINSAAVIMISVFLAFVLTGDRVIAMFGIALAAAVAIDAFVLRTLLVPALMHLLGRANWWLPRRVDARLPRISIEPPESRAAHGGPTPVPDAEPDAEPADVPVAQERGRAARAAHNDH, encoded by the coding sequence GTGGCAGCCCTCGCACGCTGGTGTGTCCAACGCCGCCTCGCCACCGTCCTGCTGTGGCTCCTCACCCTGGCCGGGGTCGCCGCGGCCGCCGCCGCCACCGGCTCGGCCTACTCCGACGACTACCGGGTCCCCGGAACCGAGTCGGGCCGCGCCGCCGAGCTGCTCACCGCGGACTTCCCCGGCCTGAGCGGCGACAGCGACACCATCGTCTGGCACACCGCGTCCGGCACCGTGCGGGCCGCCGACATCGAGCAGACGATGACCCGCGCCCTGGACCGCGTCGAGGACCTGCCCGGTGTCGCCGCCGTGACCGGGCCCTACGGCGCCGAGGGCGCGGGCCGGATCAGCGAGGACGGGCGCACGGCGTACGCCACGGTCACCTTCGACGGCCGGGGCCAGGGCCCGTCGCCCGCGGCGGCCCGGGCCGTCGCCGAGGCCGCCGAGGCCGCCGAGGGCGACGGACTCCGGGTCGAGCTGGGCGGCGGCGCCGTCGCCGCCCCCGAGGCGCCGGGCGGCCACCTCGCCGAGGCCGTCGGCGTCGCCGTCGCCGCGGTCGTGCTGTTCCTCGCCTTCGGCTCCCTCGCCGCCTCCCTGCTGCCCATCGCCACCGCCCTGGTCGGCGTCGGCACCGCCTACGCCGGGATCACGCTGCTCGGCCACGTCATGACCGTCGCCGACTTCGCGCCCATGCTGGGCCTGCTCATCGGCCTCGGTGTCGGCATCGACTACGCCCTGTTCATCGTCACCCGGCACCGGCGCGGCCTGAAACGCGGCCTGTCCGTCACCGAGGCGGCGGCGGAGGCCGTCGCCACCACGGGGCGCGCGGTCGTCTTCGCGGGCGCCACCGTGTGCATAGCCCTGCTGGGCATGCTGATCCTGCGGCTGGACTTCCTCAACGGGGTCGCCGTCGCCGCCTCGCTGACCGTCGTCCTGACCGTCGCCGCCTCCCTCACGCTGCTGCCCGCGCTGCTGGCCTGGATCGGCCCGCGGGCGCTCAGCCGCCGCGAACGGCGCCGGCTGGCCGAGCACGGCCCGGAGCCGGAGCTGCCCACCGGGTTCGCCGCCCGCTGGTCGGCCCTGGTCGAACGCCGCCCCCGGCTGCTCGGCGCCCTCGCGCTGGCCGCCGTCGCCGTCCTCGCGCTGCCCACCGCCGGACTGCGCCTGGGCACCTCCGACCAGGGCAACGACCCCCGGGGCAGCACCACCCGCCAGGCGTACGACCTCCTCGCCGACGGTTTCGGACCCGGCGTGAACGGGCCGCTCACCCTCGTCACCGAGGTCGGCGGCGCCCAGGACCGGCTCGCCCTGGACAACCTCGACACCGCCCTGCGCGCCACCGAGGGCGTCGCCTCGGTGACGCCGGTGAGGTTCGACTCCGGCGGCGACACCGCGTACCTCACCGTCGTCCCCGGCTCCGGGCCGCAGGCGGAGGCGACCAGCGACCTGGTCGAGCGGCTGCGCACCGAGGTGCTGCCGCGCGCCGAGGCCGGCACCTCGCTGGACGTGCACGTCGGCGGTGTGACGGCGGGCCACGACGACTTCGCCGCCGTCATCGTCGGCAAGCTGCCCCTCTTCGTCGGCGTCGTCGTCGGCCTGGGCTGCCTGCTGCTCCTGCTGGCGTTCCGGTCCGTCGCCATCCCGCTGAAGGCCGCCGCGATGAACGTGGCCGCCGTGGCCGGTTCCTTCGGCGTCGTCGTCGCCGTCTTCCAGTGGGGCTGGGGCAGCGAACCGCTGGGCCTCGGCAGCGGTGGGCCGATCGAACCCTTCCTTCCGGTGATCATGGTGTCGGTCCTCTTCGGCCTCTCCATGGACTACCAGGTCTTCCTGATCAGCCGGATGTACGAGGAGTGGCTGGAGACCGGCGACAACCGGCGGGCCGTCCGCGTCGGCCTCGCCGAGACCAGCCGCGTGATCAACTCAGCGGCGGTCATCATGATCTCCGTCTTCCTCGCCTTCGTACTCACCGGCGACCGGGTGATCGCCATGTTCGGCATCGCCCTCGCCGCCGCCGTCGCCATCGACGCCTTCGTGCTGCGCACCCTGCTGGTACCGGCGCTGATGCACCTGCTGGGCAGGGCCAACTGGTGGCTGCCCCGCCGGGTCGACGCCCGCCTGCCGCGGATCAGCATCGAGCCGCCCGAGAGCCGCGCGGCCCACGGAGGGCCGACCCCCGTGCCGGACGCGGAACCGGACGCGGAGCCGGCGGACGTCCCGGTGGCGCAGGAGCGGGGCCGAGCGGCCCGCGCCGCTCACAACGATCATTAA
- the gatA gene encoding Asp-tRNA(Asn)/Glu-tRNA(Gln) amidotransferase subunit GatA: MSDSIIKLTAAEIAAKIASGELTAVEVTEAHLARIEAVDEKVHAFLHVDREGALAQARAVDEKRERGEKLGPLAGVPLALKDIFTTEGVPTTVGSKILEGWIPPYDATVTRKLKAADVVILGKTNMDEFAMGSSTENSAYGPTGNPWDLTRIPGGSGGGSSAALAAFQAPLAIGTDTGGSIRQPAAVTGTVGVKPTYGGVSRYGMVAFSSSLDQGGPCARTVLDAALLHEVIAGHDPLDSTSIDAPVPPVVEAARNGSVAGMRVGVVKQFRGEGYQAGVMQRFEESVELLKELGAEIVELDCPSFDLALSAYYLIAPSECSSNLARFDGLRYGLRTGDDGTRSAEEVTSLTREAGFGPEVKRRIMLGTYALSSGYYDAYYGSAQKVRTLIKQDFEKAFEQVDVIVSPTTPTTAFPIGERADDPMAMYLADLCTIPTNLAGNAAMSLPCGLAPEDNLPVGLQIIAPAMKDDRLYKVGAAVEAAFVEKWGHPLLEEAPSL; this comes from the coding sequence ATGTCGGACTCCATCATCAAGCTGACCGCGGCCGAGATCGCCGCGAAGATCGCCTCCGGCGAGCTGACCGCCGTCGAGGTCACCGAGGCCCACCTGGCCCGGATCGAGGCCGTCGACGAGAAGGTCCACGCCTTCCTGCACGTCGACCGCGAGGGCGCGCTCGCGCAGGCCCGCGCCGTCGACGAGAAGCGGGAGCGCGGCGAGAAGCTCGGCCCGCTGGCCGGCGTGCCGCTCGCGCTCAAGGACATCTTCACCACCGAGGGCGTGCCCACGACCGTCGGCTCGAAGATCCTCGAGGGCTGGATCCCGCCGTACGACGCGACGGTCACCAGGAAGCTGAAGGCCGCCGACGTCGTCATCCTCGGCAAGACCAACATGGACGAGTTCGCCATGGGGTCCTCCACCGAGAACAGCGCCTACGGCCCGACCGGCAACCCGTGGGACCTCACCCGGATCCCCGGCGGCTCCGGCGGCGGTTCCTCCGCGGCCCTCGCGGCCTTCCAGGCGCCCCTCGCCATCGGCACCGACACCGGCGGCTCGATCCGCCAGCCCGCGGCCGTCACCGGTACGGTCGGCGTGAAGCCCACCTACGGCGGCGTCTCCCGCTACGGCATGGTGGCGTTCTCCTCCTCCCTGGACCAGGGCGGCCCGTGCGCCCGTACGGTCCTGGACGCGGCCCTGCTGCACGAGGTGATCGCCGGCCACGACCCGCTGGACTCCACCTCCATCGACGCCCCGGTCCCGCCGGTCGTCGAGGCCGCCCGCAACGGCAGCGTGGCGGGCATGCGCGTCGGCGTCGTCAAGCAGTTCCGCGGCGAGGGCTACCAGGCCGGCGTCATGCAGCGCTTCGAGGAATCCGTCGAGCTGCTCAAGGAGCTGGGCGCCGAGATCGTCGAGCTGGACTGCCCGTCCTTCGACCTCGCCCTGTCGGCGTACTACCTGATCGCTCCCTCCGAGTGCTCCTCCAACCTCGCCCGCTTCGACGGCCTGCGCTACGGCCTGCGCACCGGCGACGACGGCACGCGCTCCGCCGAGGAGGTCACCTCCCTCACCCGTGAGGCGGGCTTCGGCCCCGAGGTCAAGCGCCGCATCATGCTCGGCACGTACGCGCTCAGCTCCGGCTACTACGACGCGTACTACGGCAGCGCCCAGAAGGTCCGCACCCTCATCAAGCAGGACTTCGAGAAGGCGTTCGAGCAGGTCGACGTGATCGTCTCCCCGACCACCCCGACCACCGCCTTCCCGATCGGCGAGCGCGCCGACGACCCGATGGCGATGTACCTGGCCGACCTGTGCACCATCCCGACCAACCTGGCGGGCAACGCGGCCATGTCGCTGCCCTGCGGTCTCGCCCCGGAGGACAATCTCCCGGTCGGCCTGCAGATCATCGCCCCGGCCATGAAGGACGACCGCCTGTACAAGGTGGGTGCCGCGGTCGAGGCCGCCTTCGTGGAAAAGTGGGGCCACCCGCTGCTCGAGGAGGCTCCGTCGCTGTGA
- a CDS encoding DUF6191 domain-containing protein, translating into MFNVLHELFSPGRKHTRDEQNRLELTREDVGDGDPGRGPIDLASGKVVVRAPREPEADPAAE; encoded by the coding sequence GTGTTCAACGTCCTGCACGAACTGTTCTCACCCGGTCGCAAGCACACCCGGGACGAACAGAACCGGCTGGAGCTGACCCGGGAGGACGTGGGCGACGGCGACCCCGGCCGCGGGCCGATAGACCTGGCGTCGGGGAAGGTCGTCGTACGAGCGCCCCGGGAGCCGGAGGCGGACCCCGCCGCGGAGTGA
- the gatC gene encoding Asp-tRNA(Asn)/Glu-tRNA(Gln) amidotransferase subunit GatC — protein MPGITREEVAHLARLARLELKPEELDHFAGQLDDIIGAVARVSEVADQDVPPTSHPLPLTNVMRPDEVRPSLSPEQALSGAPAQEQQRFKVPQILGEE, from the coding sequence ATGCCTGGCATCACGCGCGAGGAGGTCGCCCACCTCGCCCGGCTGGCGCGTCTGGAGCTGAAGCCCGAAGAGCTCGATCACTTCGCGGGACAGCTCGACGACATCATCGGCGCGGTCGCCCGCGTCAGCGAGGTCGCCGACCAAGACGTACCGCCGACCTCGCACCCGCTCCCGCTGACCAACGTCATGCGCCCGGACGAGGTCCGACCGTCGCTCAGCCCCGAGCAGGCGCTCTCCGGCGCCCCGGCCCAGGAGCAGCAGCGTTTCAAGGTGCCGCAGATCCTGGGGGAGGAGTAG
- the gatB gene encoding Asp-tRNA(Asn)/Glu-tRNA(Gln) amidotransferase subunit GatB, with protein MTTTTDLVSYEDALASYDPVMGLEVHVELGTKTKMFCGCSTALGAEPNTQTCPVCLGLPGALPVVNATGVESAIKIGLALNCEIAEWCRFARKNYFYPDMPKNFQTSQYDEPIAFDGYLDVQLEDGETFRVEIERAHMEEDTGKSTHVGGATGRIHGASHSLLDYNRAGIPLIEIVTKPITGAGERAPEVARAYVRELRELIRALGVSEARMEMGQMRCDVNLSLMPKGAEKFGTRSETKNVNSLRSVERAARFEIQRHAAVLSSGGTIVQETRHFHEDTGSTTSGRVKEEAEDYRYFPEPDLVPVAPSREWVEKLRAGLPELPLVRRNRLREEWGISGTDMQAILNAGALDLIVATIDAGADAASARKWWMGELARNANESGKALDELAITPQQVARVTELVASGDLNDKLARQVIEGVLAGEGGPDEVVDKRGLKVVSDEGALTAAVDEAIAGNPGVAEKIRGGKVAAAGALVGAVMKATRGQADAARVKELILQKLGVGEG; from the coding sequence GTGACCACCACGACCGACCTGGTGTCGTACGAGGACGCGCTCGCGTCGTACGACCCCGTCATGGGCCTCGAAGTCCATGTCGAACTCGGCACCAAGACCAAGATGTTCTGCGGCTGCTCGACCGCGCTGGGCGCCGAGCCGAACACCCAGACCTGCCCGGTCTGCCTCGGCCTGCCCGGCGCGCTGCCGGTCGTCAACGCGACCGGCGTCGAGTCCGCCATCAAGATCGGCCTCGCGCTGAACTGCGAGATCGCCGAGTGGTGCCGCTTCGCCCGGAAGAACTACTTCTATCCGGACATGCCGAAGAACTTCCAGACCTCCCAGTACGACGAGCCGATCGCCTTCGACGGCTACCTCGACGTGCAGCTGGAGGACGGCGAGACCTTCCGCGTGGAGATCGAGCGCGCCCACATGGAGGAGGACACCGGCAAGTCGACCCACGTCGGCGGCGCCACCGGCCGTATCCACGGCGCGTCCCACTCCCTGCTCGACTACAACCGCGCCGGCATCCCGCTCATCGAGATCGTCACCAAGCCGATCACCGGTGCCGGGGAGCGCGCTCCCGAGGTCGCGCGGGCGTACGTCCGTGAGCTGCGCGAGCTGATCCGCGCGCTCGGCGTCTCCGAGGCCCGTATGGAGATGGGCCAGATGCGCTGCGACGTGAACCTGTCGCTGATGCCGAAGGGCGCCGAGAAGTTCGGCACCCGCTCGGAGACGAAGAACGTCAACTCGCTGCGGTCCGTGGAGCGCGCGGCCCGCTTCGAGATCCAGCGGCACGCGGCCGTGCTGTCGTCCGGCGGCACGATCGTCCAGGAGACCCGCCACTTCCACGAGGACACCGGGTCCACGACCTCGGGCCGGGTGAAGGAGGAGGCCGAGGACTACCGGTACTTCCCGGAGCCCGACCTCGTCCCCGTCGCCCCGTCCCGCGAGTGGGTCGAGAAGCTGCGCGCCGGGCTGCCCGAGCTGCCCCTGGTGCGCCGCAACCGGCTCCGTGAGGAGTGGGGGATCTCCGGCACCGACATGCAGGCGATCCTCAACGCCGGTGCGCTGGACCTGATCGTCGCCACCATCGACGCCGGTGCCGACGCGGCCTCCGCCCGCAAGTGGTGGATGGGCGAGCTGGCCCGCAACGCCAACGAGTCGGGCAAGGCCCTGGACGAGCTGGCGATCACGCCGCAGCAGGTGGCCCGCGTCACCGAGCTGGTGGCCTCCGGCGATCTGAACGACAAGCTGGCCCGCCAGGTCATCGAGGGCGTCCTGGCCGGTGAGGGCGGCCCGGACGAGGTCGTCGACAAGCGCGGCCTGAAGGTCGTCTCCGACGAGGGCGCGCTCACCGCCGCCGTCGACGAGGCGATCGCCGGCAACCCGGGCGTCGCGGAGAAGATCCGCGGCGGCAAGGTGGCCGCGGCCGGTGCCCTGGTCGGCGCCGTCATGAAGGCGACCCGCGGCCAGGCGGACGCCGCGCGCGTCAAGGAGCTGATCCTGCAGAAGCTGGGCGTCGGCGAAGGCTGA
- the ligA gene encoding NAD-dependent DNA ligase LigA yields the protein MAGDKQAETTNVPAEAREKHVQLAEQIEEHRFRYYVKDAPVVSDAEFDRLLRSLEALEDEYPELRTPDSPTQKVAGSYETEFTSVEHRSRMLSLDNTFNDDELAAWADRVAKELGDQTYHFLCELKVDGLAVNLTYEHGRLTRAATRGDGRTGEDITPNVRTIAEIPERLGGDRVPDLVEIRGEVYFPMEKFEELNRRLVEAGDKPFANPRNAAAGSLRQKDPRVTATRPLHMVVHGIGALEGFTGMTRLSQAYDLLKSWGLPTSRHNRVVDGLDGVREFIAHYGENRHSVEHEIDGVVVKLDEIPLQGRLGSTSRAPRWAIAYKYAPEEVNTKLVNIRVGVGRTGRVTPYAQVEPVTVAGSEVEFATLHNQDVVKAKGVLIGDTVVLRKAGDVIPEILGPVADLRDGSEREFVMPSECPECGTPLRPMKEGDVDLRCPNARTCPAQLRERLFYLAGRKALDIEHFGYVAAAALTKPLEPADPPLKDEGDLFDLTVEQLLPIRAYVLDQDSGLPKRDPKTGEEKIATVFANQEGKPKKNALAMLENIAAAKQRPLARVLTGLSIRHVGPVAAEALAREFRSIDRIEQASEEELAGTEGVGPIIAASLKEWFAEEWHQEILRKWKAAGVRMAEESSGGDEGPRPLAGLTVVVTGTLEHFTRDGAKEALQTRGAKVTGSVSKKTSFVVVGDNPGSKYDKAMQLKVPVLNEDGFGILLEQGPEAAADAALPAGE from the coding sequence GTGGCCGGCGACAAGCAAGCGGAGACGACGAACGTGCCCGCCGAGGCGCGGGAGAAGCACGTGCAGCTCGCTGAGCAGATCGAGGAGCACCGCTTCCGGTACTACGTGAAGGACGCCCCCGTCGTCAGCGACGCGGAGTTCGACCGGCTGCTGCGTTCCCTGGAAGCCCTGGAGGACGAGTACCCGGAGCTGCGCACGCCCGACTCGCCGACCCAGAAGGTCGCCGGCTCCTACGAGACGGAGTTCACCTCCGTCGAGCACCGCTCGCGGATGCTGTCGCTGGACAACACCTTCAACGACGACGAACTCGCCGCCTGGGCCGACCGGGTCGCCAAGGAGCTGGGCGACCAGACCTACCACTTCCTGTGCGAGCTGAAGGTCGACGGCCTCGCCGTCAACCTCACCTACGAGCACGGCCGCCTCACCCGCGCGGCGACCCGCGGCGACGGCCGCACCGGCGAGGACATCACGCCCAACGTGCGCACCATCGCGGAGATCCCGGAGCGCCTCGGCGGCGACCGCGTCCCCGACCTCGTGGAGATCCGCGGCGAGGTCTACTTCCCGATGGAGAAGTTCGAGGAGCTCAACCGCCGGCTGGTCGAGGCCGGCGACAAGCCCTTCGCCAACCCGCGCAACGCGGCGGCCGGTTCCCTGCGCCAGAAGGACCCGCGCGTCACCGCCACCCGCCCGCTGCACATGGTCGTCCACGGCATCGGCGCGCTGGAGGGCTTCACGGGCATGACCCGCCTCTCCCAGGCGTACGACCTGCTGAAGAGCTGGGGCCTGCCCACCTCCCGGCACAACCGGGTGGTCGACGGCCTCGACGGCGTCCGGGAGTTCATCGCCCACTACGGCGAGAACCGGCACTCCGTGGAGCACGAGATCGACGGGGTCGTCGTCAAGCTCGACGAGATCCCGCTCCAGGGCCGGCTGGGCTCCACCTCGCGCGCGCCGCGCTGGGCGATCGCCTACAAGTACGCGCCGGAGGAGGTCAACACCAAGCTCGTCAACATCCGCGTGGGCGTGGGCCGCACGGGCCGGGTCACGCCCTACGCCCAGGTCGAGCCGGTCACGGTCGCGGGCTCCGAGGTCGAGTTCGCCACCCTGCACAACCAGGACGTGGTCAAGGCCAAGGGCGTCCTCATCGGCGACACGGTGGTGCTGCGCAAGGCCGGTGACGTCATCCCGGAGATCCTCGGCCCGGTGGCCGACCTGCGCGACGGCAGCGAGCGGGAGTTCGTGATGCCGAGCGAGTGCCCCGAGTGCGGGACGCCGCTGCGGCCCATGAAGGAGGGCGACGTCGACCTGCGCTGCCCCAACGCCCGCACCTGTCCCGCCCAGTTGCGCGAGCGGCTGTTCTATCTCGCCGGCCGCAAGGCCCTGGACATCGAGCACTTCGGCTATGTGGCGGCGGCCGCGCTCACCAAGCCGCTGGAGCCGGCGGACCCGCCGCTGAAGGACGAGGGCGACCTGTTCGACCTCACCGTCGAGCAGTTGCTGCCCATCCGGGCCTACGTCCTCGACCAGGACAGCGGTCTGCCGAAGCGGGATCCGAAGACCGGCGAGGAGAAGATCGCGACGGTCTTCGCCAACCAGGAGGGCAAGCCCAAGAAGAACGCCCTGGCCATGCTGGAGAACATCGCCGCGGCCAAGCAGCGCCCGCTGGCCCGGGTCCTCACCGGCCTGTCGATCCGCCACGTCGGCCCGGTCGCCGCCGAGGCGCTCGCCCGTGAGTTCCGGTCCATCGACCGCATCGAACAGGCGAGCGAGGAGGAGCTGGCGGGCACCGAGGGCGTCGGGCCCATCATCGCCGCCTCCCTCAAGGAGTGGTTCGCCGAGGAGTGGCACCAGGAGATCCTGCGCAAGTGGAAGGCGGCCGGCGTCCGCATGGCGGAGGAGAGCTCCGGCGGGGACGAGGGCCCCCGCCCCCTGGCCGGGCTCACCGTCGTGGTCACCGGCACCCTGGAGCACTTCACCCGGGACGGCGCCAAGGAGGCCCTCCAGACCCGGGGCGCGAAGGTGACCGGATCGGTGTCCAAGAAGACCTCGTTCGTCGTGGTGGGCGACAACCCCGGGTCGAAATACGACAAGGCCATGCAGCTCAAGGTTCCGGTACTGAACGAGGACGGATTCGGCATTCTGCTCGAACAAGGACCCGAGGCAGCGGCGGACGCGGCACTTCCGGCCGGGGAATAG